One Alkalicoccus halolimnae DNA segment encodes these proteins:
- a CDS encoding glutamine amidotransferase, with amino-acid sequence MKLLFVGESWTKHTIHVKGFDSFTTSEYEEGAGAFLRAMKEYKVDVTYIRAHEIDEKFPSTYEEIKAYDAVILSDIGSNSFLLANQTFNHSQRSIDKLQLIEKYVRSGGGFGMIGGYMSFQGIDGKAKFKNTVIEKLLPVFLEKTDDRVEKPEGVNPKIEKQHEILNEVENNWPHFLGYNELKLKPHAELILSINEDPLVALGEHGEGRSFIFSSDLAPHWGPKEFVEWQSYPVFWKNIVSWVGKA; translated from the coding sequence ATGAAGCTATTGTTTGTTGGAGAATCTTGGACTAAACATACAATTCATGTAAAAGGATTTGATTCTTTTACTACTTCAGAGTACGAAGAAGGTGCTGGAGCTTTTCTTCGAGCTATGAAGGAATATAAAGTAGATGTGACTTATATAAGAGCCCACGAAATCGATGAAAAATTCCCTTCCACCTATGAAGAAATTAAAGCTTACGACGCTGTGATATTAAGTGATATAGGAAGTAATTCTTTCCTTTTAGCGAATCAGACTTTTAATCATTCACAAAGATCTATAGATAAATTACAGTTAATTGAGAAGTATGTTCGGTCAGGAGGAGGCTTTGGCATGATAGGTGGGTATATGTCATTCCAAGGTATTGATGGGAAAGCGAAGTTTAAAAATACAGTAATTGAAAAGTTACTTCCAGTTTTTTTAGAAAAAACTGACGATAGAGTAGAAAAACCAGAGGGGGTTAATCCTAAAATAGAAAAACAACATGAAATTTTAAATGAAGTTGAGAATAACTGGCCACATTTTCTAGGATATAATGAACTAAAGCTCAAACCACATGCAGAATTAATTCTGTCAATTAACGAAGATCCCCTTGTAGCGTTGGGAGAACATGGGGAAGGGAGAAGTTTTATTTTTTCAAGTGATCTCGCGCCTCACTGGGGACCAAAAGAATTTGTAGAATGGCAAAGCTATCCTGTATTTTGGAAAAATATCGTTTCATGGGTAGGGAAAGCATAA
- a CDS encoding ABC transporter permease encodes MNQTKIANNTEAKREIQIGQNWKEWAVEHKQILSIFGILIAITFSFAVLTDSFLTSNNALNLIMQLAPNLIVAVAMTFVITTGGIDLSVGSILALASALTAVLLSAGFATPVVLLLVIMAGILMGSINGYIVAYHAIPPLIVTLAAMLYVRGLALLITGGYSVAIASDSGLLTVGIGTFLGIPVPAILAILIMVIGIIALRHTRYGTYVTGIGANEEAVRRSGVNTKTVKLFTYMFSGGAAALAGLIIASRLGSGSSNIGLMFELDIIAAVVLGGTALFGGAGTIIGSLIGVTIIGVINNGLTLMQVSPYVIQIVEGIVLLIAVIVNIRVFGRKRM; translated from the coding sequence ATGAATCAAACGAAAATAGCTAATAATACGGAAGCTAAAAGAGAGATACAAATAGGGCAAAATTGGAAAGAATGGGCAGTAGAGCATAAACAGATTTTAAGCATTTTTGGGATATTAATAGCTATTACGTTCAGCTTCGCGGTTTTGACAGATTCTTTCCTCACTTCTAATAACGCTTTGAATTTGATAATGCAGTTAGCACCAAACCTAATTGTCGCAGTAGCTATGACCTTTGTTATCACAACTGGTGGTATTGACTTGTCGGTGGGTTCTATTCTTGCCCTTGCCAGTGCTTTGACGGCTGTTTTGTTAAGTGCAGGATTTGCTACACCCGTGGTTCTTTTACTAGTGATCATGGCAGGTATATTGATGGGAAGCATCAATGGTTATATAGTAGCTTACCATGCAATACCACCTCTAATTGTAACACTTGCTGCGATGCTCTATGTTCGAGGGCTGGCACTGTTAATAACAGGTGGATATTCTGTTGCTATTGCCTCGGATAGTGGGCTGCTAACTGTTGGAATAGGAACTTTTCTCGGAATCCCTGTACCAGCAATTTTAGCAATATTGATTATGGTCATAGGAATAATCGCCTTGCGTCATACTAGATACGGTACTTATGTGACGGGAATTGGGGCTAATGAAGAAGCTGTGCGCCGATCGGGAGTAAACACTAAAACTGTTAAGTTGTTTACGTACATGTTTAGTGGAGGAGCAGCTGCATTGGCTGGTCTGATCATCGCTTCACGTCTTGGATCAGGTTCTTCAAATATTGGACTGATGTTTGAACTTGATATTATAGCTGCTGTAGTTTTAGGAGGCACTGCACTATTTGGAGGAGCTGGTACAATTATTGGGTCTCTTATCGGGGTTACTATCATTGGAGTTATAAATAACGGATTAACACTTATGCAAGTTTCTCCATATGTTATTCAAATTGTGGAAGGTATAGTCTTACTAATTGCAGTTATAGTTAATATCAGAGTGTTTGGCCGCAAACGTATGTAG
- a CDS encoding ATP-binding cassette domain-containing protein — MSDNKIEMRGIEKSFGAVKPLRGVDLHLKEGECLGLLGDNGAGKSTLMKILSGVVIPDKGSFSFEGRTVKISNPRDAKDLKIETIFQDLSLCDTLNVASNMFLGREPVKKGRLIDHKNMHEKAKAELNKLKINISSTRLKVQNMSGGQRQAVAIARAMAFRPKVLIMDEPTAALGVKEVNMVLNLINTIKEQGVSVILITHRLQDLFEVCDRLMVLHEGKCIDDRSIDEFTLETIIQSIMGNPQGVQTI, encoded by the coding sequence ATGAGTGATAATAAAATAGAAATGCGCGGAATTGAAAAATCCTTCGGGGCGGTTAAACCGCTTCGGGGGGTGGATCTTCATTTAAAAGAAGGAGAATGTCTTGGACTTCTTGGAGATAATGGTGCTGGTAAGTCTACATTAATGAAAATTCTAAGTGGAGTAGTCATTCCTGATAAAGGATCATTTTCTTTTGAAGGACGCACAGTAAAAATTTCAAACCCTCGTGATGCTAAAGATTTGAAAATCGAAACTATTTTCCAGGATTTATCTCTATGTGACACTTTGAATGTTGCAAGTAATATGTTTCTCGGAAGAGAGCCGGTCAAAAAAGGACGCTTGATTGACCACAAAAATATGCATGAAAAAGCAAAAGCAGAACTTAATAAGTTGAAAATAAACATATCATCAACGCGCTTAAAAGTACAAAATATGTCAGGGGGGCAGCGACAAGCAGTCGCTATAGCAAGAGCTATGGCTTTTCGTCCAAAAGTGCTGATCATGGATGAGCCTACCGCAGCTCTTGGGGTAAAGGAAGTAAATATGGTGTTGAACCTCATCAATACCATTAAGGAACAAGGGGTTAGCGTTATATTGATCACTCATAGACTGCAAGACCTTTTTGAAGTCTGTGACCGGCTGATGGTTCTGCATGAAGGCAAATGTATTGATGATCGTTCAATTGACGAATTTACATTGGAAACGATAATTCAGTCAATTATGGGTAATCCCCAGGGGGTGCAAACAATATGA
- a CDS encoding phosphotriesterase family protein, which produces MPEVQTVTGLIPVENLGITLMHEHIFVDRRHLWKKPQEVEDSFAYAPVSLSIVNELKHTPYGNLDNNHYTDLEESSQELDYFKSEGGGSVVDVTIPGIGRDPEKLKQVSENTELPVIMGCGYYLEPTFPPGVKEASKEQIRDWILQDIYEGVGPEKIKAGIIGEIGISPYKTAAEVKVLRGAAMAQRESGRVLTIHMPGWERYGHEVLDIVEEEGGDIDLVILDHMNPSHEDISYQTSLAERGAYLEYDMIGIELLFPEGQSPSDEQSAQAICELLDRGFEKSLLLSQDVFLKSLLRKYGGGGFSHLLRHFVPRLKRMGVSEKEIHTMLENNPQQLFSKASVKV; this is translated from the coding sequence ATGCCAGAAGTTCAAACAGTTACTGGTCTTATTCCAGTTGAGAATTTAGGTATTACTCTGATGCATGAACATATATTTGTGGACAGAAGACATTTATGGAAGAAACCACAAGAAGTGGAGGATTCGTTTGCTTATGCTCCAGTTTCATTGTCGATTGTAAACGAATTAAAGCATACTCCCTACGGAAACCTTGATAACAATCATTATACTGACTTAGAAGAATCTTCTCAGGAATTAGATTATTTCAAAAGTGAAGGTGGAGGCAGTGTAGTAGATGTAACCATTCCAGGGATTGGTCGCGATCCGGAGAAGTTAAAACAAGTTTCAGAGAATACAGAGCTTCCTGTCATTATGGGATGTGGATACTATTTGGAACCTACTTTTCCTCCAGGAGTTAAAGAAGCTTCTAAAGAACAAATACGTGACTGGATACTTCAAGATATATACGAAGGTGTAGGTCCTGAAAAAATTAAAGCAGGAATTATAGGCGAAATAGGTATCAGTCCATATAAGACAGCGGCAGAAGTGAAAGTACTCAGAGGCGCAGCTATGGCTCAACGTGAATCTGGTCGTGTGTTAACTATTCACATGCCAGGATGGGAGCGGTACGGTCATGAAGTGCTGGATATCGTGGAAGAAGAGGGAGGAGATATTGACTTGGTTATTCTGGATCACATGAACCCAAGTCACGAAGATATCAGCTATCAAACCTCTCTTGCAGAAAGAGGTGCCTATCTCGAATACGATATGATAGGTATTGAATTACTTTTTCCAGAAGGACAATCTCCTTCCGATGAACAAAGTGCACAAGCTATTTGTGAATTATTAGATCGAGGATTTGAAAAATCTCTACTTCTCTCACAAGATGTGTTTCTGAAGTCACTTTTAAGAAAATATGGAGGAGGTGGCTTTAGTCATCTTCTTAGACATTTTGTTCCACGATTAAAAAGAATGGGAGTGAGCGAAAAAGAAATTCATACTATGCTGGAAAACAATCCTCAGCAATTGTTTTCAAAAGCTTCGGTGAAAGTATGA
- a CDS encoding M28 family metallopeptidase, with protein sequence MSTLYEDWVDFAHLGPKPAGSKMNEAASQWLEDSLKQEGITSHQHRFDTTVWTLKNFEPLKMVESDQILESYPAVGSSSGNIKQGLIERSGTTNIWHMYQWPRYTVKNHVGKVIAHITARPDGPPLSQTLLETWNYPHLFVGEDTFREWEALINSGKTPTVSFQIETEITKKELINVHGIIKGTNSDLPPLVIGAHFDTMYNTIGAYDNASGTMVLLHLIKHLFDKPIERDIHYVFFNAEELLLAGSKAFVNDFYSEKDSLNIMINIEGMGRGSQVDIWSTNPNKIKNLELLKSNFDSLHQITPPLAGSDHQPFVDVGHPAMMLTVNDQEIIHSRRDVPQSEMVKNMKILYSYLEKITV encoded by the coding sequence ATGAGTACTCTTTACGAAGATTGGGTCGATTTCGCTCACCTCGGCCCTAAACCTGCCGGCAGTAAAATGAATGAAGCAGCTTCACAGTGGTTAGAAGACAGTTTGAAGCAAGAAGGGATTACTTCACATCAACATAGATTCGACACCACAGTATGGACATTAAAAAATTTTGAGCCATTAAAGATGGTTGAAAGCGATCAAATTTTAGAATCTTATCCTGCTGTTGGAAGTAGTTCTGGGAATATCAAACAAGGTTTAATTGAACGCAGTGGAACAACAAATATATGGCATATGTACCAATGGCCCCGTTATACCGTAAAAAATCATGTGGGGAAAGTAATAGCTCATATTACTGCTCGACCGGACGGGCCGCCTTTAAGTCAAACGTTATTAGAAACATGGAATTACCCACACTTGTTTGTTGGAGAAGATACTTTTCGAGAGTGGGAAGCATTGATTAATTCTGGAAAAACTCCAACAGTATCATTTCAAATTGAAACCGAAATAACGAAAAAGGAACTGATTAATGTACACGGTATTATAAAAGGGACTAATTCAGACCTTCCCCCGTTAGTTATTGGTGCCCATTTTGATACCATGTACAATACTATTGGAGCGTACGATAATGCTTCTGGAACTATGGTACTCCTTCATTTAATAAAACACCTTTTTGATAAGCCTATTGAACGTGATATACATTATGTTTTTTTTAATGCAGAAGAGCTTTTGCTGGCAGGAAGTAAAGCTTTCGTAAATGATTTTTACAGTGAAAAAGATTCACTCAACATTATGATTAATATAGAAGGGATGGGCAGAGGCTCACAAGTAGATATCTGGTCAACAAATCCAAATAAAATTAAAAATTTGGAGCTTTTAAAAAGTAATTTTGATAGTTTACATCAGATCACACCTCCTTTGGCAGGTTCCGATCATCAACCTTTCGTGGATGTCGGTCATCCAGCAATGATGCTTACAGTAAATGATCAGGAGATTATACACAGTAGAAGAGATGTACCACAAAGTGAGATGGTCAAAAACATGAAAATATTATATTCTTATTTAGAAAAAATAACAGTCTAA